Within Equus przewalskii isolate Varuska chromosome 9, EquPr2, whole genome shotgun sequence, the genomic segment GCAAATCATGTTCAAACACGCTTTTTCCATTGGCCTAAAATACCCGCCATGGCTGGTGACCTCCTCCAAAATATTCAGGGGGTAGGCTGAACTGCAGATACAAAGAGAAGCTTTCCACGATCCTGAAACCTGAGCTCCTCATTGCAGCCATCTGTGCGACTGTAAGTAtataattatttgtgtaattGTTTATTTGATGTCTGGATTCACAGACTTTACTGGAGCAGACGCTGTCGCTGTTCACCACTGTCTCTAGAACACGaatggcacagagcaggcccttCCCAGCAcgagatgaatggatggatgaatactGTACAATGCTCTCAGCAGgaagagcagaggctggagatgTGGGTGTCACTTTTCAGGAGCAAAAAGGGACTGAGAGTTGGAAAACAAGATGCTAGAAACACACTGGTGTTCACAAGCCACAACTGTGGGTTGTCAAAAAGATAGGCATACATttcaaaagcagaagagagagaataaaatatgacaaaagcGCTCACAAGTATCAGGATAGATTTTGTGGCTCTGGTCTCTGGGGATATTTGGGGGGATCGCCTAGTGCTGTGAATGTATTGAACTCGCTGTTTGTGCCTCCAAAGGAAAATTATCATGGATCCACTGGCCCATATCATGAGTCCTAAACAAATAACAtcaacagaggagaaaatgactGAACATATTGATTCTGTAATTGCATTAATAAACACACGAGAGCAATATCCAAGATTTAATTTCACACTGCTATTTCCGTGATTCTTCTGTCCAGTCACTCTCATGGGAACAATGATATTTCCCAACAAATGAAACACCCAGCTCAGGATACATGGAGAATTAATATGCTTTGGGGATTTGAATTTGAGTTCTGCCCATCTAGAGTTTGTGGGTCTAATACTTAAGGCCTGGAAGCCACCCAAAAGACAGGTGGTGCTGAGGGAATTTCCCCAGGCCActctatgaaaataaaagactAGTTTACAGCCGACAtcatttaggaaatatttcaacCCAAAGGGCGCCATTGTTCGAGGAATTCCTCCACAAAGCAGGGTCAAAGTATTGGCTAAAGCAAGATGGTTAATTATTTGCTCTAATGGTCTCAATCTCTGCCTCCTACAAAGAGAGCAGATGTAATGACAAAGGAGTGAAGCATTGCCCACCATCCCTATTCCAGTCTGAGCAAGGATGGCCATATCTATTGCCAAGTCAAAGGAAATCATTTCCTCAGTGGCAGAGGGACGATGATTTTGCTCAGATCCGCAGGACCtggggagaaacagaaggaaCGCGTGAATTTCTTCAAGTCAAGTGAAATACTGTTCTCGccatatattctttaaaatctcttttctggAAACCCTATTCTATTGTCACATATAAGAATCCATCCCTAACTGCTGCTTCCCCTCAACGGAAATTATCTTATTTCTATTGAAGGAAGACAATTTCCTCCAATAAAAATATGAGATGCATGAAAGTTGGAATGTCTAGCTTGTTTCCAGTCCATATCCAGGGTCTAGAACAATCTGTTACTAGGAGGccatcaggaaatatttattacgttaataaatgaataaacaaatgaatggagTTGTTATTTTCATGTCAAAAGTTATTTCAATATGTCCTTTACATTAATAGATTTCTTAACATGGAATGCAGAAATATTAGCTGTTTCTACTCGTTGGTTAAAAACAGG encodes:
- the LOC103558847 gene encoding vomeronasal type-1 receptor 4-like translates to MISFDLAIDMAILAQTGIGMVGNASLLCHYICSLCRRQRLRPLEQIINHLALANTLTLLCGGIPRTMAPFGLKYFLNDVGCKLVFYFHRVAWGNSLSTTCLLGGFQALSIRPTNSRWAELKFKSPKHINSPCILSWVFHLLGNIIVPMRVTGQKNHGNSSVKLNLGYCSRVFINAITESICSVIFSSVDVICLGLMIWASGSMIIFLWRHKQRVQYIHSTRRSPQISPETRATKSILILVSAFVIFYSLSSAFEMYAYLFDNPQLWLVNTSVFLASCFPTLSPFLLLKSDTHISSLCSSC